The Paenibacillus mucilaginosus 3016 genome includes the window CCGGCTTGACATCCATCCCGATCGGCAGATAGGTGAAGTAGCCCGCCCCGTACGGCTCCAGCCGATAAGTCCGGCCGTTCCAATACACGGACCCCGGCTTGGTATGCCGGATGAGTACGGCGCCCCCGGGAACCGCCGTCTCGGGCATCACCAGCCACTCCGAGCGGAAGACTAACCGGGCGGCCTCCGCCGACGCGTACAGGGGAGCTTCCTTCAGCCGTCCCTGCAGCTCCAGCTTCGCCCGGCGGATGGCATCGCGGACCGGCTGCGTGACCTCCCGCTGCCAGGAGCGCCCCCCGTCCCCGGTGACCAGCAGCCCGCCGCCCAGCTCGCCTTCATCCTGCACGAGCGCCCAGCCCAGCTCCGGGCTCACGAACTGGACCTGCTTCACCGCATAATCTCTGGCCTGGAACTGCAGGGACTTCACGGCAGGAAGCTCCTCCGGCCCCGGCAGTTCCTGCCCTTCCGCCGCTCCCCAAGCCGGGTCCGCCGGTACCGACGCGCTGTCCGTCCAGGTGATCCCTCCGTCCGATGTGGTCCGGACACCGTCCGCATAGCGGATCCAGCCGTGGTCGGGGTCCGTCATCCGAAATTCCAGCGCCTCCCGGCGAGCGGGCTGGTCCGTGGATAAGGCAGTCACTGACTCAACTCCGGGCGTAACACTGCCGACCGGCTCCCTGACGAGGACAGCCGCGAGAACCGCCGCCCCGGCCGCAGCCAGAGACAAGCCCAGCAGAGGCAGCAGCCTCGGCCGGCTCCTGCCTCTGCGCCTATGCCGGAAGCCATCCGGATTCATGCCGTCTTCTCCTCCTGCCACGCAGCTTCCTCCTCTCCTGTTCGCCGGCATCGGGTGCCGGTCTCGGCAGCCTGATGGTCAGCTTTATGCAAAACGGCCGCTGCGGACGATTCTCGTCATGGTCTCCTTATTGGGATAGCCGCTCTCCTCATACTGCCGTACGACCGCCTCGATGTCATACGGGACACGGCGGATCGACGCGCAGATGCCGCCCCGGCCGACCTCCACCACCGCGTAAGAAGCCTCAGGCAGACCGTCGAACGGCAGGCCGACGCTGCCGGTATTGACGATGACCCTGCCGCCCAGGTACCGGATATACGGCTTGTGAATATGCGCATAGACATAGACGTCCGCCTCCGCGGAATGCATCAGCTTCGCCTGCAGCACGTCATCCTCCGTACCGGGCGGCACAATCTCGAACAAGCTGTCGGGGGTCGCATGGAAGGCCCGGATCTCCACCCCTTCCCGGCTCAGTTGGAGCTCCGCCGGCAGGCCCGCCAGGAACTCCAGGTCTTCCGTCGACAGCTTCGATGCGATCCACTGCCGCTCGACATTCATGAGATCGACGGCATCGCTCCGGCACCTCGCCCGGCCGCACGCCGCGCACTGTCCACTCGTCCGCATTGCCCTTGATCACGCCGGTCTCCAGCGCGCGGACCAGCTCAAGCGAGCGCTTCGGCTCGGGACCGCGGTAGCAGAGATCCCCCAGAACATAGATTTCGTCGGCCCCGCTGCTCCGGATGTCTTCGAGTACCGCATCCAGCGCGGTGGCATTGCCGTGAATATCCGAGATAAAAGCCAGCTTCATCCTGATTCCTCTTCCCTTCGCCCTCTTTTTTCCAAGTCTTCCTGTAGAGTATTATAGCACCCCCTGCGAATAGAGAGAAAGGCACCGGTTCGCAAGGAACCGGTGCCTTCCTCATGCCCCTGCCTGAACGCAGCCAAGCTGTTACGAAGCCATCCTTTCGGGACAGCGCCACATCCGTCGGGTATACGCAAGCTGGCCGCCATGCGCCCTATCAGCCCGCGCCTTTCCGCCTGCTGCGCAGCAGGTCCACCGCAAGGAGCCCCAGCGGCAGGAAGATGCCGAGCACGATCATCATCGGAACCCATACTTTCTTGTCCCATTCGAGCATGTAGTGCACATTGGGGTATACGACTTGGCCGTAGATCACGAGCAGCATGCCCATCGGCAGGGTTAAGGGGCGGTAGCTGTCCAGCTTCGCCAGCTTGGCAAGGGAGACGAGACACCCGTGGAAATACAGGGTCAGCTTGAAAAAAATCGAGATGAACCATAACGCCGCGATGATAATCTCGACCCGTTGGATGAACTTGCCCACACTGACTTTTTTGGCTAGGGCATAGCTCGGATACATCAGCCGCTCCGTCAGATCGGCTCCGAGAACGGCGATGCTGACGAAGGAGATGATGATGATGAACAGTCCGCCGGCCAGGTTGGCGGAAACCATGGCCCCCCGTATGCGCTCCGGGCGCTGAACGGAGGAGAACACCAGGAAGAAGGAGATCAGCGGCATGGCCGACGTAGCGGCCAGCGTGAGACCCGCACGCAGCAGCGCCTTCACTTCCGTTTCGAAGACCGGCCTCACATGATCAAGCTCGACCTGCGGCAGCAGCAGGAGGACCAGCGCGCCGAACAGCCCGACGAACCACGGGAAGAAGATCTCTGCGGTCCTTGCAATGGTCTCGAGGCCGAGCCGCATAGCCATCACGACAATCGCGCCGAACAGCAGATGAATGAATTCGATGGGGGTTTCCACCAGGATCTGCGTCGTCAGGAAGTTGCCCACATAAGAAAGCAGGGTCGCCGAGGAAAGGAAGAAAAACAAGACAAGAAACGCGGTGACCGCGGCCCCGGCCCACCTGCCGAGCACATCCCCGCAGTAGGAGGGAAAATCCCTCCCCTGGAGCCTGCGGCCCACTAGGGAGTGGAGCCACACGACCGGCAGGCCGACAGCCACCCCGGCTGCGGCCGCCAGCCACGCGTCCTGCTTCGCCTCGGCCGCCAGCCCTGCAGGAATGATAAGGATCGTCGTTCCGACCGTATAAAGAATCACCAGCAGCTGAAACTGGGAGACACTGATTACCGTCTTGTTCATGCTCCTCCTTGATCTCCGGCATCCCTTGGGCCGGACTGTGGCTTTCGTTGCTACCCGCCAAGCTCCCCGGGCAGTCTCAGAACCTTGTCGAGCCGCTCTCCCGCCGGTCCGAAGAGATAATTCATCCAATCCAGCGGATTGGGCAGAGGAACATCCGCCGCTTGGGCCAAGCCTGCACCTGTACCCAGGGTGAGCAGAATCAGGAAAACGGCAAGCTCCCGGTAGCGCCGGCTCCTCCGCAGGCCGGGAGCTTCATAGAGCAGGATCAGAGCGGCTGCGGACAGCACGCCAAGGATCGGCCACATCGTCTCTTACTCCTTCCGCGGATTGACGGGGTCCGTTACGGTACCCACTCTCCGGATTTTGGCATCGACCTGAATTTCCACCGGGATACCCGGAACCCTTTCGTCCCAGCTGCTCTTGATCTGCTTCCACAGCTTCGGCTGATCCCGGTGTACGGCTCTCCCGAAGCCGAAGATGTCGGTCTTCAGCCTGGTCTTGGACTTCGTCACGGCGGCCTGCACGCTGCTTCGGATGGCCTCCTCCAGCTTCTCTTCAAGCGGAGGGACGTTCTGCAGCTCCATCACCTTCATCGGACATTCCACATCGCCGATATTCGCCTCCGCCTTAACGTGGATCCCGATGGCCGGAGCTCCCTCCTGCACGCGGGCATGTATGCTGCTCTGGACGCGCTGCAGCTCCATGCCCACCTTCCCACCTCCTTCCGGACAGGCCAGGGACACAATCGTACTTTCCAGGCTGCGCATGACATAGTTGAAGCCCGTGCTTTCCTCCTCATTCAGCCAGCCGATCAGCCGATCCTCCCGGAACACCGCCATCCCGTCGTATTGGATAACCGCATCCGGCTTGCTCTTCTGGACATTCGACTTGTTCCCCGCAGCCTCGGATTTTCCGGTCAGCCGAATACCTGTAGCCACGGGATCAATCCCTTCGCTGAGCATATCGGCCAGCAGCTCATCCAGTGTGATCTCCATTACACCTGCCCAGTTCTCCTTCATCACCTGAAGCGCGGAGAACATCTTGTTGGCCGGAATCTTCTCCAGCGGCGCCAGTGCGCTCAGCACCTTTTCGGCACTCGAGCCCCTCGCCACCAGCATGTAGAAATCCGTCCGCAGCTCATGATCCCTCGACAGAAAATCCAGTGCATCCCCGATCCCCTGCCGCGCCAGCTCCTCGCCGAGCACCACGACACGGATGTGGGAAAGGTACAGCCTCCGGTTGATCTCTGTCGTCATCCGCCGCAGGGCTTCGAACACCGTAGCCCCCTTTCCCTGGTACACCGTGATCGGCGTGGCATAGCCCGAGCCGCCCTTCGCCGCGATCTCCTGGGCATTCACCAGCTGTGCGCTGACGATGTAGCCGTCCTTCGCCTTGTCGATTCCCAAGGCTACCACGACCGTCAGTTCGTTGAGCTCCCTGCGGTTCCAGCAGCCGGTTAAGCTGAGCAGGGAGAGCACCAGGACACAACCCAGCAGCAAGCGGCGCCTCATGCCGGCTCCTCCGGACGCGGCCGCGGCGATTGCTCCCGTTCGGAGTTATTCTGGGAGACGAGCCGGGGCCTGGCGAACATCGCCCAGTGGGGCACGCGGAAGATCGAGTCCTTCTGGTCATCGGAGATGAATGGCGCGAAGGGACTCATGTACGGTATCCCGAAGGAGCGCAGACTGCACAGGTGCAGCACGATGCCGATCAGGCACACGACGATGCCGAAGAGACCGAAGGAAGCGGCGAGGAACATCATGATAAAACGGAGAATCCGCAGCGAGATCCCCATATTGAACGCCGGGATGACAAAGTTGGAAATGGCCGTAATGGACACGATGATGACCATGGACGGAGAGACAAGACCGGCCTCGACCGCCGCCTGGCCGATGACCAGGGTACCGACGATAGACACCGACTGTCCGACGGTCCGCGGCATCCGGACCCCCGCCTCCCTCAGAATCTCGAAGGTGATCTCCATCAGCAGCGCTTCGATGAACGCCGGGAAAGGTACGCCCTCCCTTGCCGCAACCAGGCGGATCAAGAGCTCAGGCGGCAGGAGCTCCTGATGGAACGATGTGATGGCCACATACATGGATGGTGCCAGAAGCGTGACGAAGAAGCACAGGTAGCGGAGAACGCGGAGCAGGGGTTGCAAAATCCGCTCTCTGGTAGTAATCCTCGGACGCCTGGAAAAATTGGGCGAACAGGGCCGGCACCAACAAGGCAAAGGGGGTGCCGTCAATGAGAATCGCCACCTTCCCTTCCAGCAGTCCCGCTGCCAGGGCATCCGGCCTCTCCGTATTGTATACGGTCGGAAACGGAGTCCAGGTCACATCCTGGATCAGCTCCTCGATATAGCCGCTCTCCAGGATCGCATCGGTGTTGATCCGGTCCATGCGGCTGCGGACCTCATCCAGCACGACTTCACTGACGATGCCCTGAATGTACAGGATGGCCACGTCCGTCTGGGTCACTCGCCCCACCGTTCTCGCTTCCATTCTAAGATCCGGACTCTTGATTTTGCGCCGCACGAGGGCTGTATTCGTACGGAGAGACTCCGTGAAGCCGTCGCGGGGACCGCGGACCACCGTCTGCGCATTCGGCTCCTCGACAGCCCGCTCCTTCCACTTCCTTGTACCAAGGACCAGCCCTGTGGAGCGGCCGTTCAGGAGCAGCACCGACTCGCCGGACAGGACCGAATGGCACAGGGCCGGCAGCGTCGACGTCTTCTTGAGCTCGCCGACGGCCAGCAGCTTCTCGTTCAGCAGGGTCCACAGGTCGGTCTGTACGGCGGCCGCATGGAACTCGGGATCGGACGCCTTCTGCAGCAGGAATTCCAGCACCTGCGCCGGATCGGCAATCCCGTCCACGTAGATCAGGGCGAGCCGTTCATCCAGCGGTCCGAAGGTCACCTCCCGGACAATAAGATCCGGGCTCTCCCCCAGGACCGACCGAATCTTCTTCAAGGCGTACGTCAGGTCAGCGGGAATCGGCTCCTCGGGCTTCGCCGTGGCGGCCGTCTGCGGCGGTTTCTCCGGACGCTTCGATGTGCTTAGCAGTTTGCGTATCGTTGATCGAATCCCCATCCGGTCCGCCCTCCCCTCATGTCATTACCTCCTATTCTTTCCAGCGCCGCCCCTGGATAAACGAGGAGGAGCGTGCAGCCGCGGGAACGCACCCGGAGCATCGACACAAGATAAATGACTTCGCTGTCTTCTGCGGACGATGCGCGTTAATAAGAACTATAAGAATACAGAAACGAGACCTTGGGAGATCCACATTCCTGCTATTAAAAAAAGCCGGCGGGGCAGCACGCCCCGTCCGGCTTTCATCATCCGTGTCATTAGGAATAACGTATCAGTTCGGTCCTTCTCCGTTAGGGTTCAGGGCGGCGAATACCAGATGATCCTGCCACTGCCCGTTGATGTTCACATTCTTCCTCGCCAGTCCCTCCCGTACGAAGCCGGCTTTCTCCAGCACGCGGATCGAGCCGGCATTGTGCGGCATGACGCCTGCCTCAATCCGGTGCAGCCCCAGGGGGCCGAAGGCATACGCCACCATCAGACGCACCGCTTCGGACATCCGCCCCTGGCCGTTGTGCGCCCCGTCGAGCATATAGCCGATGAAGCAGCTCTGCAGCGCTCCCCTCAGCACCTCCATCAGAGTGATCGTGCCGATCAGATCACCGGAAGAGGGATCGAAGATGCCGAAGAAGTACGCCTCATCCCTGCTCTTCTTCCGCAGATGGTCTCCGATCCGGTTCCGCTGCCCTTCCAGCGTATAGAAGTCCTCCCTGCGGGTGCCCGTGAACAGCGGGAAGAACTCCCGGTTCGCCTCTTCAAGCTCCAGCAGGGTCCCCGCATCCTTCAGCTGCAGTTCCCTGAGGAGGACTCGCTCTCCCAACAGACGCGTTCCATCCCCCGCGGAGAGCAGGTCGCCCGCAAGCACCTCCGGACGCAGTCGCTTCGCTAGGCGGCCGACAGCAAGCAGCGGGTCAATCTCACAAACCGCGAGCTCCTCGGCATGCAGCTTTGCTTCGCAGAGCCTCCTGCCGTCCGGGGAGATCACCTGGGAGGACAATCCCTGCTCCTGCGTCGCATAGTTGACGCTCGCGAAGTAGATCTCGTTCTCGAGGCTGCGGCACTGGAGGGCTCCCCCGTAGAATTCAGGATACGGCGACGGTCCGGTATACTGCGGATGAAACACGACCGCCGCTCCCTCGCGCGCCGCCCAGCGCACCGTCTCGGGGTAGCGCCAGCCTTCGTGGCAGATCACGATGCCAAGCTTCACTCCATCGATCTCGAAGATCCGGCGGCCCGAACCGGGCATATAGCCGAAGCCTTCCTCGTCCGGGTCGATCTGATTCTTCGTCTGGTAGCCGAGCAGCTCCCCCTTCCCGGAGATAACGAAGGCCACCAGGTGCAGGCCGAGCTCATCCTCCCATTCGGAGGGCAGAATGACCGCTATCCCAAGCCGCTCCGCCGCCGCCCTCACAGCTTCCACTGCAGCGGCAACCGCATTGTGATCATAAGCCTCCACCTCATACCCGACGCCGCGCAATCCCGGAAGCACCGCCTCGGGGAAGCAAACGATGCTGCAGCCTGCTTCGGCCGCTTTCTCCAGCATGTCATGGACAGCCGCCAATCCGTCCTGCAGCGACCCGGGAAATCTCGTTTGGGCCAATCCGATTCTCATTCCATCTCCTCCATCCGATTGCATCACAAATTCACTGGTTGATTCCGGGTATAGGCACCCGCTGCGAATCCATACTATGGAATATCTTACGTCTTCATTGGGCTGCCCGGCAAGCACACCGCTTGGGCCGGAGGCTGCCCGGAAGGAAGGAGAGAGAGCCGTGAGCGATTTTCCGGATGATTATACCTTGGCCGAGACGGTCTCGGGCACTTGGCGCAAGCTGGGTCTTGGCGTACGGACCGGCACCCTGCTCTTCCAGATCGCGGGCAACGTGCTGGTCAGCGCGCACATCAGCTCCAAGCGGCTGGACATTCTCCTGGAGGACCGTCAGGGGATTTACCAGTACGCAGGGGACCTGGCCTTCGAAGGGCTGGAGGAGACGGGCAAGCTGAGGCTGCACAGCTGGTCGATGGAATACATTCATTGGAATGACCCGGATGTGATCCTGGATAACCCCGCGAGTGACATGACCGAGCTGTATATCAAGCTTTCCCTCGACAAGCGCAGAGAAACGGAGAACCGGTTCCTTGGTTATTGAGCGGGGAGCCGGACAACTCAAAAAAACCCGCAGCGGCGCGGGTTTCGTCTGTTCCGGAAGACACCCGTCTTCCGGCTTTTATAAGCGGAGGTACCTGCACAGGCATCAGGCCCATTGCGCCTGGTGCCAACTCCTTTTTGTCCCCGGGCATCGGTTCTTCTCCCTTGGACACTTCCGCGCGGGTTAATCCGGGACGACGTAGAAACGGTTGCCCAGAATGTGAATTTCATCCTCATGATCGAGCTCGTCGACGTTCATGCCTGCCAGAGACTGTAGATATTCATAAGCAGATTTTTGATCCTTCTCATCCAGCCCGTCTACCAAATGAAACAGCTTCTCTTTGTAAGTCATGTGTTCATCCTCCAATCAGGTCATGAATTGTATGATCTCCCATCTGTTTTGGAATGAAAGCGGTGTTTTTTGAAAACCAAAAAACACAAGGCTAGCCTTGTGTCTCCAAACACACATCTATCCTTCCCACTTCGCTTACGAGGTTAGCTGTCGGATTAGGGCAGTGAGAATGCGCCCTTCAGTCCAAAGACGTAAGGTCCGGACCGATTCACCCCAGAAAACTTGGTTCCCCCGCTTTTCTTAGAGAAAATTCAGCGATCGACTATTCAATTGTAAAATACAGGTACAAAAAGGAGTTTACTACTTCTTACCCGGGAAAGCAAGACGTGAAACAAGCAATTTAGACAAACTTAATCTTTTTTTCTTGGAAGCTTGTCCGCTCCAGAGCCTTTTCATGACGAAATCTCCCCCTGTGACGGGAATGGCGTCGACTGCCCTCCCCCATTCATTTCTTCCATTTAGAGGGAATTCATGGTTAACTAGAGGGAGACAGATTCCGCCGGTTCCGCTTCCTGCGCAGAACCGGCTCACCGAGGTGAGACGATGGAGTTGAAAGACCGCGTAGAACAATTGGAACGCCGCGTGCTGGAGCTCGAGCGGGAGGTGCGCAGGCTGAGCCGGACCCCGGCCGGGAGCGGGCTGCCCGCCGGGAAGA containing:
- a CDS encoding GerAB/ArcD/ProY family transporter, producing the protein MNKTVISVSQFQLLVILYTVGTTILIIPAGLAAEAKQDAWLAAAAGVAVGLPVVWLHSLVGRRLQGRDFPSYCGDVLGRWAGAAVTAFLVLFFFLSSATLLSYVGNFLTTQILVETPIEFIHLLFGAIVVMAMRLGLETIARTAEIFFPWFVGLFGALVLLLLPQVELDHVRPVFETEVKALLRAGLTLAATSAMPLISFFLVFSSVQRPERIRGAMVSANLAGGLFIIIISFVSIAVLGADLTERLMYPSYALAKKVSVGKFIQRVEIIIAALWFISIFFKLTLYFHGCLVSLAKLAKLDSYRPLTLPMGMLLVIYGQVVYPNVHYMLEWDKKVWVPMMIVLGIFLPLGLLAVDLLRSRRKGAG
- a CDS encoding M23 family metallopeptidase, which translates into the protein MAGGEDGMNPDGFRHRRRGRSRPRLLPLLGLSLAAAGAAVLAAVLVREPVGSVTPGVESVTALSTDQPARREALEFRMTDPDHGWIRYADGVRTTSDGGITWTDSASVPADPAWGAAEGQELPGPEELPAVKSLQFQARDYAVKQVQFVSPELGWALVQDEGELGGGLLVTGDGGRSWQREVTQPVRDAIRRAKLELQGRLKEAPLYASAEAARLVFRSEWLVMPETAVPGGAVLIRHTKPGSVYWNGRTYRLEPYGAGYFTYLPIGMDVKPGRYPIGDKMLTVTSKKYPSQYLEVTEEMNRMRQDTKRIAADQAKINKARSVSQPEFLAGGPYILPVEGRLTTPYGHTRYVNGKFSGAHLAVDLAAPEGTPVQAANEGVVVLADSLYLTGNSIYLDHGMGLFSQYAHLSKLQVQTGDRVKKGDIIGLVGTTGFSTGPHLHFAFWAHNVQVDPNLFFGRSPFHWLSLPEGSGTEVR
- a CDS encoding GNAT family N-acetyltransferase, which gives rise to MLGERVLLRELQLKDAGTLLELEEANREFFPLFTGTRREDFYTLEGQRNRIGDHLRKKSRDEAYFFGIFDPSSGDLIGTITLMEVLRGALQSCFIGYMLDGAHNGQGRMSEAVRLMVAYAFGPLGLHRIEAGVMPHNAGSIRVLEKAGFVREGLARKNVNINGQWQDHLVFAALNPNGEGPN
- a CDS encoding Ger(x)C family spore germination protein; amino-acid sequence: MRRRLLLGCVLVLSLLSLTGCWNRRELNELTVVVALGIDKAKDGYIVSAQLVNAQEIAAKGGSGYATPITVYQGKGATVFEALRRMTTEINRRLYLSHIRVVVLGEELARQGIGDALDFLSRDHELRTDFYMLVARGSSAEKVLSALAPLEKIPANKMFSALQVMKENWAGVMEITLDELLADMLSEGIDPVATGIRLTGKSEAAGNKSNVQKSKPDAVIQYDGMAVFREDRLIGWLNEEESTGFNYVMRSLESTIVSLACPEGGGKVGMELQRVQSSIHARVQEGAPAIGIHVKAEANIGDVECPMKVMELQNVPPLEEKLEEAIRSSVQAAVTKSKTRLKTDIFGFGRAVHRDQPKLWKQIKSSWDERVPGIPVEIQVDAKIRRVGTVTDPVNPRKE